AGGTGGCCCTCCGCACATCACAGGTGGAAGCAGAGCAGGCGGCGGCTGGCAGTGCTTTCTCACCTTTCCGGCACTAGAAAGACCACTCTGATGATGACAATGGTGAAGGCAGGGACGGCGACGGAGGTGCCAACGGCCAGCCCGGCCATGCGTAggtttttttaggttttatttGTTGAACGGATGGAATATCGTCCAATTTATGTAGAATATATAGAACTTATTTCTGTTTGAATTCCATCGTTTTTGTATGGTTTACATCCAAATTTGTTTGTATCACGGGCGTTTACAGTGAGCGTTAGATGACCGGCTTCCGTATCACTGTCGGTGGATGCGTTGACGGATAATACTATGCCCATCTTGAGGGCCGACGTTTGGAGACGCCATTAGCCATACTAATTGTTTGCATGGATGCATGTGTAGTACGTACTCAAATGTAAAGCTATCAATTCAATTTTAATATTGTTTTCATCATGATTTATTATGGATTAAATCAACCAGAAAATTGCTAGTGTATTCAGCAATTTCTTTTACTCCACCGGGGTAGTTTTGCCTTGTCCTATCATGTAGCGGCATATATAAAGAGGGCAGTGTCGCCGTGGTGGAATATATCTACAATGATACGGATTTCCGTACTCTTATTGTACTGTTGGAGTAGTTACTTGGACAGATAAACGGATTGATCCATGATTAATTAATTTCAAGCACGTACGTGTCCCTCTAGCTGCAGATGGAACTTGCAGAAGATATTTCCATTGATTAGCCTGGTGCTGCAGATCGGCTACTCCTTCGAGGAAGCTCCCCTCCAATTAACTTTGCACAACATGAACTATCCATTAACTCAAGTCAAATCTGACATGCTTTTTTAAGTCAATATATGCATGGCACGATGTTCTAGAGATAACCATGCATGTAAGTTTACTCCCACTATGGATACGGAGTAACCCTAGAAGGAAGCAAAGGTGCAGGAAGCTGCTGGCTTACGATGGAGATTAACCAGTTTACTGTCGGCTGTCAAGTCGTCGCCTACTCGGGCAAACAAGATTAGCGTGATCGGGAGCCGATACGCTTGACATAAAAATGAGCCCACTAGGTCAGGCACAAGCACGGCTCCAACGTACATTTGCAAGATCACCTCAACGCTATAAATACCCGTGCATTTCCATGGTCTACCATCAACCGATCTCATCTAGCACTTGGCTACACTCTCACAATGGCTGCCATTAAGCTTGTGTCACTTAGCTTGGTTGTGCTACTGAGCATTGGGTTAGCCAGCGCCACTAGGGTAGTTAGATACGCCAGCTCAACGGGGACAGGCTCGGGAGTGGGGAATGGTGGTGGCACTGTGAACGGCAGCGGTGGAGGGACTGGGAGTGGCAATGGGAATGCCTACAGTGGTAGTAGTGGAGCCCATGCAAATGCGGGAGGGGGCGGTAGCGGGGGTGGTGCGTCGCAGGATGGTGGCACCGGACATGGCGCTGGGTCCGGCGACGGCTCAAGCTCTAGCTATACGAGCGACGGAAGATATAGTTATGGTGGTGATTCTTATGCAGGCGGTAATggtgccggcagcggcggcggacaGGCAGCGGGCCCTGGTTCCAGCGGTTACGGAGCCGGTGGTGGTGCTGGTTCTGGCTCTAGCGCGGCAAGTGGTGGCTGGTACCCATATGCGAATGCGAATGCTAATGGTAACGGTGGAGGCATAGGAACTGGTCAGaacggcggcagcggtggcggcacgGGAGGTGGCAGCGGTAATGCTGGTGCATACCCTTAAGTTATCTCTATTTATGTGATAGATCTGAAGATGGAGCCCAGAATTtcatgttttttctttctttctgtttgCACCTTGTGGCCCCGTTAGTTTGCGGCGTTTAAGTTCTTGTATGCTTTTTCATGTATACTAGTATGGATGAATCAATAAAGGGCCCCATCAACTTGTGTTATTACTCTTCGCTACCTCGGAATTTCAAttcatgtttcttgtttctatactagcaagatgccccgtgcattgcatgtaacatcaagacgcgttttttttacaaaacacctgttgtgattgacccatgcgagagtaatcccatgtgtaaaaactaatgatatctcgagaaagaggagagataaggtgaggagtggGGCATgatggtgattggtggtcggactgagcgaatgcatggggatggacgacgccggcagcggtcaccatgccagattgttccaaaggcttccttttttaattgctcaccaataaggttgtgggagataaagatgaatgagggaagaccttatctgcaaatgtggagagaggtgcgggtatctttttgcaaaattttcatagtttgctttctatccgtcagatatagatcgaacggtctatattgcaaggagaaaattccttatttgacactatcttaaaatctgcttccttatttgacactgaaaacgttttttttctttatttgacacaagttctaaattttattccctatatgacattttcgtccattttaagcctaaatgacacctgaaaagactcttttgcccctcatgtggtatgtATGGGGGGGGGGCAATAGCGCACACACGCAGCATCAGTGCGAAAGCAGAAGCACACACGCAGCATCAGTGCGAAAGCAGAAGCACACACgcatcaacacatacacatgcaccaacacacacgcacgcgcgcacacacacgcacgcgcgcgtgcacacacacatgcacacacacacacacccacatacaCACACGCGTAGCAGCACACACACGGGCAACACATAGGCAcgcaacaacacacacacacgcgcacgtaCACACACAGTAGCAAACACACACGCAgcagcacacatgcacacacacatgcagcagcagcacacatg
The sequence above is drawn from the Triticum aestivum cultivar Chinese Spring chromosome 7A, IWGSC CS RefSeq v2.1, whole genome shotgun sequence genome and encodes:
- the LOC123152545 gene encoding glycine-rich protein DOT1-like codes for the protein MAAIKLVSLSLVVLLSIGLASATRVVRYASSTGTGSGVGNGGGTVNGSGGGTGSGNGNAYSGSSGAHANAGGGGSGGGASQDGGTGHGAGSGDGSSSSYTSDGRYSYGGDSYAGGNGAGSGGGQAAGPGSSGYGAGGGAGSGSSAASGGWYPYANANANGNGGGIGTGQNGGSGGGTGGGSGNAGAYP